CAAGCAAACAGAATTCATATGATTGCATCAGTTTGCAGCTTaatgcatgtatatacatgtagctatctAAGAATAGCAAAACACACAAGGTAGGGGTGAACAAATCCCTATGTTCAATGTTCAAAGGTAATCTGCTTGCTGGAGCACTGTACACTATAATATAGGAAGTCAGACTtattctgacattttatcaactATTTTATATAGGTCTGGTGTCTGCATCATTGATACAAAACAAGTTGACAAAATGTAATGATGATTTGGACTATAATATAAGTTGCTTTCTTTCcgaaatgtttttttctttcatataaTACACTAGAACCTGGCATATCTGAACTGCCCAAGACACCCAACAGGAAAACTTGAAGTATTGGAAACATAACAGGAGTTGAAAATTCAGAAATTCTAGAAATAGTGATTTCTATATTTATAATTGTATGTTTGATGTTTTCAGATCTTGAACAGAAGCAGATACCATCAGTGTTGCTCCTGTACGCATATGACTGTGCAGCTCACGAGAAAGTTGTATCAGCACTAGCTGGCTACCTCATAGAGACCTGCAACTGCAATGTTCATCTTGACCTGTTCGAAGATCAAATCATTTTTGAGCGTGGATTGGACGACTGGCTCGTGGATCGCTTACAGGAGGTGGATTACATCATTGTTCTTTGTTCGGTTGGTGCCAGACTACGATGTACAAAAAAACGTGTTAGATTCAAATTTGATCCATGCAGAAAGATTCCTGACTATTTTGCTGTGGCTGTTGACTATGTGGCAGAGAAAATGAGAGTAGAGCGCTCTAAAGGCCTAGCCATGTCTAAATATGCTGTGGTTTACATGGACTATTCCACAGCCAGTGACATTCCCCATCAGTTGGAGACTGGTGCCAAGTTCTGCCTGATGCGGGACATCTTGCCGCTGTTTTGTCACTTGCATGGGACAAGTACAGAGCAAACTAAAAATGGCAACATATGTTTGGGAATATCGGATAAAACATATGACAGCTCAGAGCTAGGAACAGAGCTCAGAGTTGCTATAGAATCTGCAAAAGAATTTTTTCGTTGTAATCCAAACTGGGTTGAGGATAGTATGGAATTCATTCCCCCACCGAGTAAGTCAAAATCTCGCCACACAAGGAAAAGCTCCTTGGAGCCTTTGTTAGGGGATCTGAAAGTGAGTATGCCGGAGACTGATGACCTTCAACAGGTCAACACATTGGTTGATGTTCACAGCCAGACCTTGCCACGCAGTACGAAACAAACAAACTTGAATATGGTGGGAAGTATACAGAATCGTCAGAATTCTCTCCCCTCCTCATTGTCTAGCCATCAGACTTTGTCTACCCCACCAAATCACACCTCAAAATCGTGTGACAGCTTTCAGTCGCCATCGCTTTACAGTGGCCTGGAACAAATGCCGTGTATGGTTTGTGGAAAGGAGGGTGAACACAACCCCAGCACACGGTGTAAAGGGCGCCGGCTTAATCGGCAGCTCACTCAGGACAGCGAGGATGACATGTCTGTCTATAGACACAAGAGTAAATCCATGCCGACTGTGTGTGATTCTAG
Above is a window of Pecten maximus chromosome 7, xPecMax1.1, whole genome shotgun sequence DNA encoding:
- the LOC117330736 gene encoding interleukin-17 receptor D-like, coding for MSTPTLPISGGNGHTGGADDVSVKEPDNSEYQKSLQIVLGTVCGVFGFLGLLLLISILYRLYKRRQARRNYTTGSREQNELNSSITLDLEQKQIPSVLLLYAYDCAAHEKVVSALAGYLIETCNCNVHLDLFEDQIIFERGLDDWLVDRLQEVDYIIVLCSVGARLRCTKKRVRFKFDPCRKIPDYFAVAVDYVAEKMRVERSKGLAMSKYAVVYMDYSTASDIPHQLETGAKFCLMRDILPLFCHLHGTSTEQTKNGNICLGISDKTYDSSELGTELRVAIESAKEFFRCNPNWVEDSMEFIPPPSKSKSRHTRKSSLEPLLGDLKVSMPETDDLQQVNTLVDVHSQTLPRSTKQTNLNMVGSIQNRQNSLPSSLSSHQTLSTPPNHTSKSCDSFQSPSLYSGLEQMPCMVCGKEGEHNPSTRCKGRRLNRQLTQDSEDDMSVYRHKSKSMPTVCDSSIHSSQTVFQADVHKEWDEHGAKLSGSESQDSGSNKDFAMEDLEKDLQSIRMPSSLKMGSFHYDIPSIAVRPIPKVTSHIQTSPSPMPHLPTAADAALLLQPLKQTFPKGDKSSSAMSLEEQIYQLQDIRL